In a single window of the Rhizobiaceae bacterium genome:
- the xth gene encoding exodeoxyribonuclease III — protein sequence MKIVTWNINGVRARLGNLTHWLGESQPDIACLQEIKTVDEQFPRAEVEALGYNVETHGQKGFNGVAILSKLPFDEVNRGLPGNGDDEQARFIEGVFSTDRGALRVVSLYLPNGNPVDSEKFSYKLSWMERLENWTKERLALEEPLVLAGDYNVIPEPQDARHPENWLGDALFQPETRRAFRRLKSLGLTEAVRAVTDASDVYTFWDYQAGAWQKNNGIRIDHLLLSPEAADHLVSASIEKHVRAWEKPSDHVPVAIELDLRLPLKAVA from the coding sequence ATGAAAATCGTCACCTGGAACATTAACGGAGTCAGGGCCCGACTTGGCAATCTTACGCATTGGCTGGGAGAGAGCCAGCCCGATATTGCATGTCTCCAGGAAATAAAAACCGTAGACGAGCAGTTCCCCCGCGCCGAGGTCGAAGCGCTTGGCTACAATGTCGAGACGCACGGGCAAAAGGGATTCAACGGCGTCGCCATCCTGTCGAAACTGCCGTTCGACGAGGTCAACCGGGGTTTACCGGGAAATGGCGACGACGAACAGGCGCGGTTCATCGAAGGCGTGTTCTCGACAGATCGCGGGGCGCTGCGCGTGGTCTCGCTCTACCTTCCGAACGGCAATCCCGTCGATAGTGAAAAGTTCTCATACAAACTGTCTTGGATGGAGCGGCTGGAGAACTGGACGAAGGAACGGCTCGCGCTGGAGGAGCCACTTGTCCTTGCAGGTGACTACAATGTCATTCCCGAGCCGCAGGACGCGCGCCATCCCGAAAACTGGCTGGGTGACGCGCTGTTTCAGCCGGAGACGCGGCGGGCATTTCGACGGCTCAAATCGCTCGGACTGACGGAAGCGGTCCGCGCCGTCACGGACGCCAGCGACGTTTATACGTTCTGGGACTATCAGGCAGGCGCATGGCAGAAGAACAACGGCATTCGGATCGACCATCTTCTGCTGTCGCCCGAGGCCGCCGATCACCTTGTGTCGGCTTCCATCGAGAAGCATGTGCGCGCGTGGGAGAAGCCCTCGGACCACGTTCCGGTTGCAATTGAACTGGACCTGAGATTGCCGCTGAAGGCAGTGGCCTGA
- a CDS encoding sel1 repeat family protein yields MSLAKVLHSSFISAALAGCLAGGVEVARAQEGAVTEKSSPWDVFKFGFTAYKSGHKDQAIQAYRDASEQGQIGATWKLARMYAEGDGVTRDDYEAYKYFAEIVSRDVEPGSSDERFVGDALAEMGRYVQDGIPGTPVLADPDAAREYFQRAANYGSPIGQFEVGKMYLQRAESSPSKLRLAGRWLKLAAKNGHEGARAMLGNLLFQSGKVVDGLAMMTTALERAEPSDRPWIRSMQEEAFAVTEESIRRKAIDRADEFSLDDQR; encoded by the coding sequence ATGAGTTTGGCGAAGGTCCTGCATTCTTCCTTTATATCTGCGGCGCTTGCCGGCTGCCTGGCGGGCGGCGTGGAGGTCGCGCGGGCGCAGGAAGGCGCTGTTACTGAAAAGTCCAGTCCGTGGGATGTCTTCAAGTTTGGTTTCACCGCCTACAAGAGCGGGCATAAGGATCAGGCGATTCAGGCCTATCGTGACGCATCGGAGCAGGGGCAGATCGGCGCGACATGGAAACTTGCGCGCATGTATGCCGAAGGTGACGGTGTAACACGCGACGACTACGAGGCTTACAAGTATTTCGCCGAGATTGTCAGCCGCGATGTCGAGCCCGGCAGCAGCGACGAACGCTTTGTCGGCGATGCGCTCGCCGAGATGGGGCGCTACGTGCAGGACGGCATACCGGGCACCCCGGTGCTGGCCGACCCTGATGCGGCGCGCGAATATTTCCAGCGCGCAGCCAATTACGGCAGTCCGATCGGACAGTTTGAAGTCGGCAAGATGTATCTGCAGAGGGCGGAATCCTCTCCCTCCAAGCTGAGGCTGGCCGGTCGCTGGCTGAAGCTTGCGGCAAAGAACGGTCACGAGGGCGCGCGCGCGATGCTCGGCAACCTGCTGTTCCAAAGCGGCAAGGTCGTTGACGGGCTGGCGATGATGACCACGGCGCTGGAGCGCGCGGAGCCGAGCGACCGTCCGTGGATCCGCAGCATGCAGGAAGAGGCGTTCGCGGTCACCGAGGAAAGCATTCGCCGCAAGGCAATCGACCGCGCCGACGAATTTTCGCTCGACGATCAGCGCTGA
- a CDS encoding outer membrane protein transport protein, giving the protein MNRLLLKSLLGATCLSLAIVGTANAGGFSRGSADTDIIYEDGNFNMRSSVTYVSPRREFSSNPNPALNGTRYTEDYVVPSLAVKFNIVDDFRCGLTHVMNNGGSVKYDFPTASGKLLEEFTTYESAATCGYKFDVGKGRVWLIGGAFMEKLDYHRENYYGVFGDASLDLAGTEYGFRVGAAYEIPEIAFRAQGMYRSGTEYGADGMVIAPAAVLYGALASQGIPNAANPFAAIAAANPTAQVPVQAIGVGNLPESFEVKLQSGIAEDWLAFGAIKWTNWSKTTTLDVRSAIGNFPITVDEFYWKDGWTFTGGLAHKFNETVSGLASFTYDSGVSTGYDLTSDTYTFSAGALFKDKLGGELRIGGGLSYIASAEETKYGLNPNAFEPAFDQAVDSAWALAGSIGYAIKW; this is encoded by the coding sequence ATGAACAGACTGCTTCTGAAATCGCTGCTGGGCGCGACCTGCCTGTCTTTGGCGATTGTGGGAACAGCGAATGCCGGCGGGTTCAGCCGCGGCTCGGCAGATACCGACATCATCTATGAAGACGGCAACTTCAACATGCGCTCGAGTGTGACCTATGTCAGCCCGAGGCGTGAATTTTCGTCCAATCCCAACCCTGCGTTGAATGGTACGAGATACACGGAAGACTACGTCGTTCCCTCCCTGGCCGTGAAGTTCAACATCGTTGACGATTTCCGCTGCGGCCTGACGCATGTCATGAACAATGGCGGTTCGGTGAAGTACGATTTTCCGACGGCGAGCGGCAAGCTGCTCGAAGAATTCACCACCTATGAATCCGCCGCGACCTGTGGCTACAAGTTCGACGTTGGCAAGGGGCGCGTCTGGCTGATCGGCGGCGCGTTCATGGAGAAGCTCGACTACCATCGCGAAAATTACTACGGGGTGTTTGGCGACGCATCGCTCGATCTGGCCGGAACCGAATACGGCTTTCGCGTCGGCGCAGCCTATGAAATCCCGGAAATCGCGTTCCGCGCGCAGGGCATGTATCGCTCGGGCACGGAGTATGGCGCGGACGGCATGGTGATCGCTCCGGCGGCTGTGCTCTACGGCGCGCTGGCGAGCCAGGGCATTCCCAATGCGGCAAATCCCTTTGCTGCAATTGCCGCCGCCAATCCGACGGCTCAAGTTCCGGTCCAGGCGATCGGCGTCGGCAACTTGCCCGAGAGTTTCGAGGTGAAGCTCCAGTCCGGCATTGCAGAGGATTGGCTGGCTTTCGGCGCCATTAAGTGGACCAATTGGAGCAAGACCACGACGCTGGATGTCCGATCGGCCATCGGCAATTTCCCGATTACCGTCGACGAGTTCTACTGGAAGGACGGCTGGACCTTCACCGGTGGTCTCGCGCACAAATTCAACGAGACCGTATCGGGCCTTGCATCGTTCACTTATGACAGTGGTGTTTCGACCGGTTACGACCTGACCAGCGACACTTACACGTTCTCCGCAGGCGCGCTATTCAAGGACAAGCTCGGTGGCGAGTTGCGCATTGGCGGCGGCCTGAGCTACATCGCCTCTGCTGAGGAAACGAAATACGGCCTCAATCCGAACGCGTTCGAACCGGCGTTCGACCAGGCAGTGGACTCCGCCTGGGCGCTCGCCGGCAGCATTGGATACGCCATCAAGTGGTAG